The Desulfomicrobium macestii nucleotide sequence TTCGCTTCCGCCCCAGGCCTTCATGCTCAGAAGCATGATTCCCCCGGCTTTCAGCATGCGCATGACGCTGCGCAGCGCCTGCGGGAACTCGGGCTTGGCGAGGTGGACCAGCGTGCCGATGAGCAGGATGCAGTCGTAATGGATGGGGGGCTGATATTCGAACAGGTCCGCGATGGAGACCGGACAGTCCGAATGCTCGCTGGCCATGATCGCCAGGGTCGGGGAGCGCTCCAGGCCCGACGGCTTGAAGCCCTTGCCCTTGAGCCACTTGAGATCCCGCCCCGATCCGCAGCCGATGTCGAGGATCGTGCTGCCCGCACGCAGATGGGGCAGCAGGGGAGTGAGGATGGGAGCCGGATCGACGCGGTTGGTGCGTTCGAAATAGGCCCGGGCGTTGATCTCGTAGTAGTCGGTCGTGGGCAAGTGGTTCAGCTCCGCAAGGTTCGGGTTGCGTGTCGAAATTGTCCGGCGCGCCGGGTGCCAGAGCCCTTCTAGCGTTGTCGGCGGAAAAAGTCACCTCAAGTCCTGCGGCAATGGCCATTGATGCAGGGAGCATGTTCGCCGTATTCGTTTCCGCAGAGTGACAGAGTCCAAAAATGCTTCCCGTCCGGCTCGTGTTCGCGTAAGGAAATCGAGGGGTTGGCAATGCGCATTTGCCCGGGTCTTCATCTTTCACAGGAGTGACGTTCATGTCTTTCGCCGTTTTGCAGAGCGCCTTTGGGCTGGTGGCCTTTGTGCTCATCGCCTGGATTTTGTCCGAGAACCGCCGGGGCGTGCGCTTGCGGCTCGTCGTCATCGGGCTCGCGCTGCAGTTCGCGCTGGCCGTGATGCTGCTCAAGCTGCCCATGTTCCGGGATGTGTTTCTGGCTCTGAACCGGGCCGCGCAGGCGCTGGAGGAGGGGACACGGGCCGGGACGGGCTTCGTGTTCGGATATCTTGGCGGCGGGCCGCTGCCTTTCGTGGAGCCGTATCCGGGCGCGGCCTATGTCTTCGCCTTTCGCGGACTGCCCGTCATCGTTGTCACGGCGGCGCTGTCGGCGCTGCTCTATCACTGGAAGGTCATCCCCGCGCTGGTCCGGGGCGTGTCCTTCGCCCTGCAGCGGACCATGGGCATCGGCGGGGCGCTGGGCATCGGGTGCGCGGCCAACATCTTCGCGGGCATGGTCGAGTCTCCACTGTTCGTGCGGCCCTATGTCGCCTCCATGACCCGCAGCGAACTCTTCACCCTGATGACCTGCGGCATGGCGACCATCGCCGGGACCGTGCTCGTCCTCTACGCCGGGATCATCGGCCCGGTCCTGCCGGGCGCCCTCGGGCACATTCTGACCGCATCGCTGATCAGCGTGCCCGCGTCCATCCTCATCGCGGGCGTCATGATTCCTGAATCCTGGCAGCCCACCCTGGGTGAGGTTTCGCCGCCTTCCGAGAGTCGCGGCTCCATGGACGCCGTGGTGCAGGGCACGACGCTGGGCGTGAAGGTCTTCATCAGCGTCGCGGCGCTGTTGGTGGTGCTGCTGGCCCTGGTCAGTATGTTCAACCAGATTCTCGGGCTGCTGCCCGCCGTCGGAGGCGAGGCTCTGACCCTGCAGCGCATTCTCGGCCATCTCATGAGCCCCCTGGTCTGGCTGACCGGCATTCCCTGGAGCGAAGCGCACGCGGCCGGGGGCCTCATGGGCACCAAGATCGTGCTCAACGAGCTGCTGGCCTATCTGGATCTGGCGGCGCTCCCGGCCGGAACCCTGTCCGAGCGCAGCATTCTGATCATGACCTATTCCATGTGCGGGTTCGCCAATGTCGGCAGCCTGGGTATTCTCATCGGCGGATTGAGCCGTGTCGCCCCGGAGCGGGCCGCCGAGATCGTCGAGCTTGGCCCCCGGTCCATCCTGGCCGGAGTCCTGGCCACGCTGATGACCGGCGCCATGGTCGGCGTGCTGGTCTGAAATAGGAGGAAGGCAATGCGATTTCAAAAGCTGATCCGGTTCATCCCGGTCCTGGCCATCCTGCTGCTGTGCGGATGCGCCTCTTTGTCCCATGTCGGGCACACAGGGCTCCAGGCCCTGACCATCCTGCATACCAACGACCATCATGGCCGGTTCTGGAAGAATTCCGCCGGCGAGTACGGCCTGGCCGCCCGCAAGACCCTGGCCGACGCCGTGCGTGCCGAGGTGCTTGCAAGGGGCGGACATGTGCTCCTGCTCGATGCCGGGGACGTCAACACCGGCGTGCCCGAGTCCGACATGCTGGACGCCGAGCCGGACATCCGGGGCATGAACGCCATGGGCTACGACGCCATGGCCGTGGGCAACCACGAGTTCGACAATCCCCTTGCCATCCTGCGCAAGCAGGAGCGCTGGATGGATTTTCCGCTGCTCGCGGCCAACATTTACGACTCCTCGGGGCAGCGCCTTTTTGCGCCCTGGCACCTGTTCCGGCTGCGCGGACTAACCGTGGCCGTGTTCGGTCTGACCACCGAAAGCACGGCCATTGTCGGCAACCCGGAGCACGTCAAAGGGCTCGTCTTCCGCCCGGCCATCGACGAGGCGCGCGAACTGGTTCCGCGACTGCGCAATCAGGCCGACGTGGTCATCGCCCTGACCCATCTGGGTTTTGATGAGAGCGAGCATCCCGGAGTCCCGCAGACGGGGTCCCGGGTACTGGCTCGGGCCGTGCCCGGCATCGACCTCATCGTGGACGGCCATTCGCACACCCAGCTTGACGATCCGGTGCTTGAGAGCGGGACCGTCATTGTCCAGGCCGGGGAGTACGGCAAATATCTGGGCCGGGTCGATCTGCTCTGGACCGGGAGGCAGGTGCGCCTGACCGGCGGGGCCCTTTTGCCCGTGAACCTGACCGAGAAGGTGGACGGGCAGACCGTGCCGCCGACCGTGCCGCTGGCCGACGACCCGGCCATGCTGGCCCTGCTCACGCCTTTCCAGGAAGAAGGAGGCGAGGCCCTGCAAACCGTGATCGGCCATGGCAACGGCAATTTCACCGCCGACCGCGCCGTGACCCGCTCCTCCCAGACCGCGCTTGGCACCCTGGCCTGCCGCGCGCTCATGGAGAAGACCGGGGCGGACGCGGCGGTGATGAACTCCGGCGGGCTCCGCGCCGGGTTGCCGTCCGGGCCCATCACCTACAAGGACGTGCTGACCGTGAAACCCTTCGGCAACACCATTTGCACCGTGGACATGACCGGGGCGGAACTGGACGAATACTTGCGGCAGGCGGCGAGCTTCACCCCCGGCTCCGGCGCTTTCGCGCAGTTCGGCGGGGTCCGGTTCGTGCTCCGGGGAGGGGCTGTGAGCGATGTGTTCGTGGGCGAAAAGCCCCTGGATGCCGGACGGATGTACACCGTGGCCATGGAAAGCTATCTGGCCGGGGGCGGTGACGGGTACCCGGCGGTCAAAGGGCTGCAAGGCTTTGTGGATACGGGATTCGTGGACGCGGATGCGCTGCGCGAATACATCGCCCGCCATTCCCCCCTCGATCCGGCCGAGTATGACTCCGGCGGGGCCGTGCTCCGGGAATGAAGCGGGGAGCTGCACCGTCTTCTTGATCCGCATCTGATTTTAGGGAGTCGCGCCCCGCATGCGCGGCGATGCAAAGGCCCGTTTCAGCGAAAAAGGCGTGATGCCTTTTTCGCTGAAACGGGCCTTTTGTTGATGTTCTTTTTTGGGTCACGGCCGGAAGTCCATGCCGCGACGTTCGAAATCAGGCCAGATCGAAACGGTCGAGGTTCATGACCTTGGTCCAGGCCGCGATGAAATCCTGCAGGAATTTTTCCTGGGAATCACTGCAACCATAGACTTCGGCGATGGCCCGAAGCTGGGAATTGTAGCCGAAGACGAGATCGACGCGCGAGGCCGTCCATTTCAGCTCACCCGTCGGGCGGTCGCGCCCCTCGAACACCCCTTCCGCGCCCTTGGCGGGTTTCCATTCCGTTCCCATGTCGAGCAGGTTCACGAAGAAGTCGTTGGTCAGCGCTTCCGGACGTTTGGTGAAGACGCCGAGCGCGGACTGGCCGACGTTGGCGTTCAGGGCGCGCATGCCGCCGACGAGCACCGTCATTTCCGGCGCGGTCAGCGTCAGCAGCTGCGCCCGGTCGAGCAGCAGCTCTTCCGTGGAGACGCTGAACCTGGCCCGCTGGAAGTTGCGGAAGCCGTCCGCCGCCGGTTCCAGAACCGCGAAGGATTCCACGTCGGTCTGTTCCTGCGTGGCGTCCGTCCGCCCGGGGCTGAAGGGTACGGTCAGGTTGTGCCCGGCGTTCTTGGCGGCCTGCTCAACGCCCACGCAGCCGCCCAGCACGATGAGGTCGGCCAGGGACACCTTCTTGCCGCCGGTCTGCGCCTTGTTGAAGTCATCCCGGATCTTTTCCAGGGTCTGCAGGACGACCTGGAGCTGATCCGGCTGATTCACCGCCCAGTCCTTCTGCGGCGCGAGGCGGATGCGCGCGCCGTTGGCCCCACCGCGTTTGTCGGAGCCCCGGAAGGTGGACGCGGAGGCCCAGGCTGTGGTGACCAGCTGGGGCACGGTCAGGCCCGAAGCCAGGATCTTGCCTTTGAGGGCGGACGTGTCCTGCGCGTCGATCAGCTTGTGATCGACCACGGGCACCGGGTCCTGCCAGATCAGGTCCTCGGCCGGGACATCCGGACCCAGATAGCGCGAGCGCGGACCCATGTCCCTGTGCGTCAGCTTGAACCAGCCCCGGGCAAAGGCATCTTCGAATTCCTCGGGGTTGGCCAGGAAACGCCGCGAGATGGGTTCGTAGATCGGGTCGAAGCGCAGGGACAGATCCGCCGTGGTCATCATCGGTCGCACCTTTTTGGACGGGTCGTGGGCATCGACGATCATGTCCTCGGGTTCCACGTCCTTGGCCAGCCACTGATTGGCTCCGGCCGGGCTCTTGACCAGCTCCCACTCGTATTTGAAGAGCACCTTCAGGTAGCCCATGTCCCATTTGGTCGGGTTCGGCTTCCATGCGCCCTCGATGCCGCTGCCGATGGTGTCGCCGCCCTTGCCGCTGCCGAAACTGCTCTTCCAGCCCAGGCCCTGCTCCTCGATGGGCGCAGCCTCGGGCACGGGGCCGACATGCGTGGCCGGGCCCGCGCCGTGGCATTTGCCGAAGGTGTGCCCGCCGGCCACGAGCGCCACGGTCTCCTCGTCGTTCATGGCCATGCGCGCGAAGGTTTCCCGCACGTCACGGCCGGAGGCGATGGGGTCCGGGTTGCCGTCCGGGCCTTCAGGGTTGACGTAGATGAGGCCCATCTGCACGGCGGCCAACGGATTTTCCAGGTCCCGCTCGCCGGAGTAGCGGCTGTCGGGCTTGTCGCTCGTGGCCAGCCATTCCTGTTCCGCGCCCCAGTAGATGTCCTGCTCAGGCTCCCAGACATCCTCGCGTCCGCCGCCGAAGCCGAAGGGCTTGAGCCCCATGGACTCGATGGCGCAGGTTCCGGCGAGGATCATGAGATCCGCCCAGGAGATCTTGCGGCCGTATTTCTGCTTGATGGGCCAGAGCAGCCTGCGGGCCTTGTCGAGGTTG carries:
- a CDS encoding NupC/NupG family nucleoside CNT transporter, with translation MSFAVLQSAFGLVAFVLIAWILSENRRGVRLRLVVIGLALQFALAVMLLKLPMFRDVFLALNRAAQALEEGTRAGTGFVFGYLGGGPLPFVEPYPGAAYVFAFRGLPVIVVTAALSALLYHWKVIPALVRGVSFALQRTMGIGGALGIGCAANIFAGMVESPLFVRPYVASMTRSELFTLMTCGMATIAGTVLVLYAGIIGPVLPGALGHILTASLISVPASILIAGVMIPESWQPTLGEVSPPSESRGSMDAVVQGTTLGVKVFISVAALLVVLLALVSMFNQILGLLPAVGGEALTLQRILGHLMSPLVWLTGIPWSEAHAAGGLMGTKIVLNELLAYLDLAALPAGTLSERSILIMTYSMCGFANVGSLGILIGGLSRVAPERAAEIVELGPRSILAGVLATLMTGAMVGVLV
- the katG gene encoding catalase/peroxidase HPI, whose translation is MSDGSKCPVTGRTNPAAGGGGRTNRDWWPNQLNLNILHQQSNLSNPMGEKFKYAEEFKSLDLDAVKKDLIALMTDSQDWWPADYGHYGPLFIRMAWHSAGTYRTGDGRGGAGSGSQRLAPLNSWPDNVNLDKARRLLWPIKQKYGRKISWADLMILAGTCAIESMGLKPFGFGGGREDVWEPEQDIYWGAEQEWLATSDKPDSRYSGERDLENPLAAVQMGLIYVNPEGPDGNPDPIASGRDVRETFARMAMNDEETVALVAGGHTFGKCHGAGPATHVGPVPEAAPIEEQGLGWKSSFGSGKGGDTIGSGIEGAWKPNPTKWDMGYLKVLFKYEWELVKSPAGANQWLAKDVEPEDMIVDAHDPSKKVRPMMTTADLSLRFDPIYEPISRRFLANPEEFEDAFARGWFKLTHRDMGPRSRYLGPDVPAEDLIWQDPVPVVDHKLIDAQDTSALKGKILASGLTVPQLVTTAWASASTFRGSDKRGGANGARIRLAPQKDWAVNQPDQLQVVLQTLEKIRDDFNKAQTGGKKVSLADLIVLGGCVGVEQAAKNAGHNLTVPFSPGRTDATQEQTDVESFAVLEPAADGFRNFQRARFSVSTEELLLDRAQLLTLTAPEMTVLVGGMRALNANVGQSALGVFTKRPEALTNDFFVNLLDMGTEWKPAKGAEGVFEGRDRPTGELKWTASRVDLVFGYNSQLRAIAEVYGCSDSQEKFLQDFIAAWTKVMNLDRFDLA
- a CDS encoding bifunctional UDP-sugar hydrolase/5'-nucleotidase; translated protein: MRFQKLIRFIPVLAILLLCGCASLSHVGHTGLQALTILHTNDHHGRFWKNSAGEYGLAARKTLADAVRAEVLARGGHVLLLDAGDVNTGVPESDMLDAEPDIRGMNAMGYDAMAVGNHEFDNPLAILRKQERWMDFPLLAANIYDSSGQRLFAPWHLFRLRGLTVAVFGLTTESTAIVGNPEHVKGLVFRPAIDEARELVPRLRNQADVVIALTHLGFDESEHPGVPQTGSRVLARAVPGIDLIVDGHSHTQLDDPVLESGTVIVQAGEYGKYLGRVDLLWTGRQVRLTGGALLPVNLTEKVDGQTVPPTVPLADDPAMLALLTPFQEEGGEALQTVIGHGNGNFTADRAVTRSSQTALGTLACRALMEKTGADAAVMNSGGLRAGLPSGPITYKDVLTVKPFGNTICTVDMTGAELDEYLRQAASFTPGSGAFAQFGGVRFVLRGGAVSDVFVGEKPLDAGRMYTVAMESYLAGGGDGYPAVKGLQGFVDTGFVDADALREYIARHSPLDPAEYDSGGAVLRE
- a CDS encoding class I SAM-dependent methyltransferase; translated protein: MPTTDYYEINARAYFERTNRVDPAPILTPLLPHLRAGSTILDIGCGSGRDLKWLKGKGFKPSGLERSPTLAIMASEHSDCPVSIADLFEYQPPIHYDCILLIGTLVHLAKPEFPQALRSVMRMLKAGGIMLLSMKAWGGSEKSEDGRVFQLWSDSELRREFGRQELTILEHTRSRSLLGNRDVWLGYILKSGQ